A window of Methanoregula sp. genomic DNA:
CCGGGAAATTTTCTGCTACAACCGGAACCCGGGCAAAAATGTTTTCGGCTCGTACCGGTTCCGGCCGGAAAAAATCCGGAGCGATTGCATCCGGAGTCCCGGGAAATTTTCCGGCTGCCGGAAAATAATCCGCTGAATTGCCGGGTCGGGTTCTGCGGAGGATGGTCGCGATTGCTCCGGCTACGGCTGCGTGCGGTGGGGCGGGGCCGGACTTTTTTTGATTTACGGACCCGTAACCGGTTGGTACCGAGGCCGCCGTCTATTGCCGGAACCGGCGGCACTGATCAACGCTGGTACGGACGGGTCAGGGGCCGCAGGATGAAACAATATATTCATCTTACAACATACGCAAAGATACAGAACGGCAAGAGGTTTTTCAAAAAAATGACTCCCGATTCCGGCGAATGGTTCCGACAGGCACAGTATGATCTCGGTACTGCCGAAACCCTCGTCTCCGCCGGGCGTTATCCTCCGGTGATATTCTTCTGTCACCTCGCACTCGAAAAAGCCCTGAAGGCTCTTTACGTTGAGAAATTCAACGACAATCCGGATAAGACCCACAGCCTGATCTTTCTTGTTGAAGTTCTCGAACTGGAAGTACCTCAGGAGTA
This region includes:
- a CDS encoding HEPN domain-containing protein — protein: MTPDSGEWFRQAQYDLGTAETLVSAGRYPPVIFFCHLALEKALKALYVEKFNDNPDKTHSLIFLVEVLELEVPQEYMESLFVINRIGITGRYPHNLDVVLEQYTKGKTEKILHETKEILTWLTHKSSKR